Part of the Deltaproteobacteria bacterium genome, CATACGGAGGAAGACCAACAGGCGCTCCTGCGGGGCGCACGGGAATCCCTCGTGATCGACCGCGCCTACCGGGAGCAGCTCGTCAACATGATGGAGGCGCTGGACTAGGCCGCGGGAACGCGGACCAGTACCCGACAACTTTTGACAATCCGAGTCATTCCACGGCGCGGGCTCTCGCGAGCCCCGTGCCACAGGAGACGGAGACCATGCCCGATATCGCCAAGCTCAAGAGCACGCTGAACGAGATGTGCAACCGCCAGTACGGGACCGACGAGTTCCAGGACCTGCTGACGCTGCCCTGGACCATGGAGCGGGGACGCTACTACGTGGTGCAGAACGCCATCTACACGAAGAACCGCCGGGACTGCTGGGCCTACGTCCAGGCCGCCGCGCCGCTCGACGTGAAGTCCCTGGTGTGGCAGCACGAGAGCGACGAGCTGATCAACGACCCGCGCTGCGACATGGACCATTACACGCTGACGGTCAAGCAGGGTGAGGTCATCGGCCTGACCCGGGAGGACTTCGACAACGCGGAGCTGCCGCCCATGGCCCAGGCGGCCTTCATGGCGTGGCACCTCATCGCCATCAAGGGTCCGTGGCTCGCCTCGTTCACGTCTTCCCAGATGCTCGAGCGGCGCAACAACCCCGAGATCGTCACCGACGGCGGCATGTCCTACCGCATCGGCAAGAAGTTCGAGAACGAGCTGGGCATCAGCCTCAAGCGGATGATCTCGCTCAACGTCCACTCCACCGCCGACACCGAACACTCGGACATGATGGACGGCGTCTACGACCGGCACGTGCGCACCCAGGAGGACTACGACACGGTGCTGCGCGCCGCGAAGCAGTGCATGGCCATCGACCGCGCCTACCGCGGCGGCCTGGCCTACGTCATGCAGCGCATCGAGGGTTGAGCGAGTTGGAGAGGAGTGCAACGACCATGAGCCTCGAAGACCTGAACAAGGATCTGGCCACGAAGCAGTTGGCGGGTTTCTGGGCTTCCAACATCACCGACAACGACGGCGAGGTGCTGGAGCCGCGCACCACCGTGGTCCCCTACCTGTGGAAGTGGGACGACATCTACGACGGGCTGCTGCAGGCCGGCGAACTGGTCAGCCTGGAACAATCGGAGCGGCGCACCATCCGGCTCCTGAACCCCGGCGTGCCCGGCACCACCGGCGCCACCAACACGGTGCACACCTCCATCCAGCTCGTGAAACCGGGGGAGATCGCCAAGGCCCACCGCCATACCCTCACCGCGCTGCGCTTCGTACTCAAGGGCGGCGGCGCCTTCACCACCGTGGAGGGCGAGC contains:
- a CDS encoding iron-containing redox enzyme family protein, whose amino-acid sequence is MPDIAKLKSTLNEMCNRQYGTDEFQDLLTLPWTMERGRYYVVQNAIYTKNRRDCWAYVQAAAPLDVKSLVWQHESDELINDPRCDMDHYTLTVKQGEVIGLTREDFDNAELPPMAQAAFMAWHLIAIKGPWLASFTSSQMLERRNNPEIVTDGGMSYRIGKKFENELGISLKRMISLNVHSTADTEHSDMMDGVYDRHVRTQEDYDTVLRAAKQCMAIDRAYRGGLAYVMQRIEG